In Ooceraea biroi isolate clonal line C1 chromosome 13, Obir_v5.4, whole genome shotgun sequence, a genomic segment contains:
- the LOC105279589 gene encoding uncharacterized protein LOC105279589 isoform X1 has translation MAVSASLHRNILLLNQLVPPSDEFKKVFREGMFDKPNIAGFIHVSQYLLTIYDAERFKKLIEWPIICKKSEAKYRNDVKDYLNVIASENPDIGFPNILITYLHHASGTKFTIIMWKLSQLAVKKYLIRQGEQVTDAPKVGPANDLTKTYLQQSKIDIARDVSSRHRSCAQMESAVNIALTEEKEQLAKVKAELFDRKQSLVKHAAAAPVAASIKERLVNVEDTEVIKSQNYFLLYKIDLSCAYKAANHQRAWVSVWKKSIDDNICYIQKRYAILKDFEKTCENISSIMSNLSSDAEVLDGRQLEKVDCSRLLELPFPPEIQHCLYHLYDGNKLRYRNFIHLFTLMLRQVYQCLRKRNLVDLSQCQLQVEASVEDLRSVYNVFNTFLTSIVSSTEEAQSVLCERNVGRTSEEDVLPLVKNVLLMPSPLIKINTHYVDEKDDLHKLLQFTPAEVAHKSLFSRYMRHDQNQAPDLRMNLFVSRINVDDAVSSSYSEKPSTRFMTPRVNRLCKKTTGKYSRLFSTCVNKTAKANYSLMSLPSTTKANSSAITSATGEMPNLSDLNLDITPRGFFSSTEDPATPLKRNILKEMPEEKLKDERDREVKVNKPDLDEFTEIQFATEKNVIVKHENAHKRRRSISDLVERYKKLLEASNTVATNFQSECTEYEVE, from the exons ATGGCTGTCAGTGCGTCCCTTCAtcgtaatattcttttattaaatcaattgGTACCTCCAAGTGATGAATTCAAGAAAGTTTTTCGCGAG GGAATGTTTGATAAACCGAATATTGCCGGATTTATTCACGTTTCGCAGTATCTCCTAACAATATATGACGCCGAGCgttttaaaaagttaattgaGTGGCCAATTATTTGCAAGAAGTCCGAAGCTAAATATCGTAATGACGtcaaagattatttgaatgtTATTGCATCAGAGAATCCTGATATAGGATTCCCAAACATACTTATCACGTATCTGCATCATGCTAGTGGCACTAAGTTTACAATTATAATGTGGAAATTGTCCCAGCTTGCGGTAAAGAAATATCTTATACGTCAAG GTGAACAAGTTACAGATGCACCAAAAGTAGGTCCTGCCAATGACTTAACTAAGACGTACTTACAACAGTCCAAGATAGACATCGCTCGAGATGTATCAAGTCGTCACAGAAGTTGCGCACAGATGGAAAGTGCCGTGAATATTGCATTGAC agaGGAGAAGGAACAATTGGCTAAAGTTAAGGCAGAGTTATTTGACAGGAAACAATCCCTGGTGAAACATGCGGCTGCGGCTCCCGTCGCTGCTTCGATAAAGGAACGTTTAGTGAACGTAGAAGACACGGAGGTTATAAAAAGTCAGAATTATTTCCTTCTTTACAAAATCGATTTGTCATGTGCGTACAAGGCCGCTAATCATCAACGTGCGTGGGTTTCAGTGTGGAAAAAGAGCATCGACGATAACATCTGTTACATACAAAAGCGGTATGCAATCTTGAAGGATTTCGAGAAAACGTGCGAGAATATAAGCAGTATAATGTCGAATTTATCGAGCGACGCGGAGGTACTGGATGGCAGGCAATTGGAAAAGGTCGATTGCTCGCGGCTATTGGAATTGCCATTTCCTCCCGAGATTCAG CACTGCCTTTATCACCTGTACGACGGCAACAAAttgagatatcgcaatttCATTCACCTGTTCACCTTAATGCTGCGCCAAGTGTATCAGTGCCTGAGGAAAAGGAACTTGGTGGACCTGTCGCAGTGCCAGTTGCAAGTGGAAGCGAGCGTAGAGGACTTGAGGTCCGTGTACAATGTGTTCAACACCTTCCTCACGAGCATCGTGAGCTCGACGGAGGAGGCGCAAAGCGTCTTGTGCGAGAGAAACGTCGGACGCACGTCCGAGGAAGACGTGCTGCCGCTTGTAAAGAACGTGCTGCTCATGCCGTCGCCTCTCATCAAGATCAACACTCATTACGTGGACGAGAAGGacgatttacataaattactGCAATTCACGCCCGCGGAAG TCGCGCACAAATCGTTGTTCTCGAGGTACATGCGACACGATCAGAATCAGGCGCCGGACCTTAGGATGAATTTATTCGTGTCGCGCATCAACGTCGACGATGCAGTATCGTCAAGCTACAGCGAGAAGCCGAGCACGCGTTTCATGACGCCCAGGGTGAATCGCTTGTGCAAAAAGACGACGGGGAAGTACTCCCGCTTATTTTCCACGTGCGTGAACAAAACTGCGAAAG CCAATTACAGTCTGATGTCTCTGCCGTCTACCACGAAGGCTAATTCCTCCGCTATCACAAGCGCAACGGGAGAGATGCCCAATCTGTCGGATCTTAACTTGGACATCACACCGAGAGGTTTCTTCAGTTCGACCGAAGACCCTGCTACGCCGTTAAAACGAAACATCTTGAAAGAGATGCCCGAGGAGAAACTAAAAGACGAACGCGATCGTGAAGTCAAAGTAAATAAGCCAGATCTGGATGAATTTACGGAGATACAGTTCGCAACTGAGAAGAACGTAATTGTAAAACATGAGAACGCGCACAAGAGAAGGCGGTCCATTAGTGATTTGGTAGAGCGTTATAAGAAACTACTGGAGGCCAGTAATACCGTTGCAACGAACTTTCAAAGTGAATGCACGGAGTATGAAGTTGAATGA
- the LOC105279591 gene encoding telomerase Cajal body protein 1 yields MDCEKSTEVQNLSITIEQKMLNESTLKDESRLEDDNHVQPEDAFMQAEDSCNVANIETLSESDVAPITNKADSPIPSQSHMIGDATKEVPETSEEAQSEKEVKNTEPSNSEDIEPMSPPCIDYDWSASPRLLCTATKEYESTSMFENFTKGCQWSPDGTCLLVPSEDFRIRIYELPRELYSGKVPPDFMETNFTPAITVKEGGLVYDTCWYPFMNSWQPASCCFLSTSKESPAHLWDAFTGELRATYRPYNQMDEIEAAISVQFVDSGREIWCGFKNAVRIFDTSYPGRQTSTVEFKHDFPSMIGLVSCIRENPIMPGLVAVGTYSKCIGLYKDAPLCTFKTASGVTQVEFSSCGTKLFSACRKSGEFLCWDLRNPGDVLHSFEGRQSDTNQRIQFDVTCNGKRMISGGTDGNITVWELPDVTEHGENLNPKYKIKLSEDCINGTSLHKTLPILATSSGQRGIETEHKENSVKLWGVL; encoded by the exons atgGATTGCGAGAAATCCACAGAAGTACAAAATTTATCGATAACAATAgaacaaaaaatgttaaatgagAGTACACTGAAAGACGAAAGCAGGTTGGAAGATGATAATCACGTGCAGCCGGAAGATGCATTTATGCAGGCAGAAGATTCCTGCAACGTAGCAAATATTGAAACACTCTCGGAATCTGATGTAGCTCCAATCACAAATAAGGCTGACTCTCCTATTCCTTCACAATCACAT ATGATAGGTGATGCCACAAAAGAAGTTCCGGAAACGTCAGAGGAAGCGCAAAGTGAGAAAGAAGTAAAGAACACAGAACCATCTAATTCAGAAGATATCGAACCCATGAGTCCTCCCTGTATCGATTACGATTGGTCTGCGTCACCAAGACTACTGTGCACGGCTACTAAGGAGTACGAATCTACAAGCATGTTCGAGAATTTCACGAAAGGCTGCCAATGGTCCCCAGACGGAACGTGCTTGCTTGTGCCATCGGAAGATTTCAGAATACGTATTTACGAGCTTCCCAGAGAGTTGTATTCCGGTAAGGTTCCACCCGACTTTATGGAGACAAATTTTACGCCTGCTATAACTGTCAAGGAGGGTGGCCTCGTATACGACACTTGCTGGTATCCGTTCATGAATTCGTGGCAGCCTGCATCGTGTTGCTTCCTCAGCACCAGTAAAGAGAGCCCTGCTCACTTGTGGGATGCATTTACGGGAGAGCTACGGGCGACTTATCGACCTTACAATCA AATGGATGAAATAGAGGCAGCTATTAGCGTTCAATTCGTAGATTCGGGAAGAGAGATATGGTGCGGCTTCAAAAATGCTGTGAGAATCTTCGACACGAGCTATCCCGGACGTCAGACGAGCACCGTTGAATTTAAACACGATTTTCCAAGTATGATCGGCTTGGTCTCGTGTATTCGTGAAAATCCAATCATGCCAGGCCTGGTTGCCGTGGGCACGTATTCCAAGTGTATCG GTTTGTACAAGGACGCACCATTGTGCACTTTCAAGACCGCGAGCGGCGTCACGCAAGTCGAATTTAGCTCCTGCGGGACCAAACTGTTTTCCGCGTGTCGAAAGAGCGGCGAATTCCTGTGCTGGGACCTCCGTAATCCTGGCGACGTTCTTCATTCGTTCGAGGGCAGACAATCGGACACCAATCAAAGGATACAGTTTGACGTTACGTGCAACGGCAAACGGATGATCTCTG GTGGTACTGATGGAAATATTACTGTATGGGAACTGCCAGACGTCACGGAACACGGTGAAAATTTGAACCCAAAgtacaagataaaattatctgAGGATTGTATAAATGGAACGAGCTTGCACAAAACTTTACCGATACTAGCAACCAGTTCCGGACAACGTGGTATCGAGACCGAGCACAAAGAAAACAGCGTAAAACTATGGGGGGTCCTTTGA
- the LOC105279589 gene encoding uncharacterized protein LOC105279589 isoform X2, with protein MAVSASLHRNILLLNQLVPPSDEFKKVFREGMFDKPNIAGFIHVSQYLLTIYDAERFKKLIEWPIICKKSEAKYRNDVKDYLNVIASENPDIGFPNILITYLHHASGTKFTIIMWKLSQLAVKKYLIRQGEQVTDAPKVGPANDLTKTYLQQSKIDIARDVSSRHRSCAQMESAVNIALTEEKEQLAKVKAELFDRKQSLVKHAAAAPVAASIKERLVNVEDTEVIKMWKKSIDDNICYIQKRYAILKDFEKTCENISSIMSNLSSDAEVLDGRQLEKVDCSRLLELPFPPEIQHCLYHLYDGNKLRYRNFIHLFTLMLRQVYQCLRKRNLVDLSQCQLQVEASVEDLRSVYNVFNTFLTSIVSSTEEAQSVLCERNVGRTSEEDVLPLVKNVLLMPSPLIKINTHYVDEKDDLHKLLQFTPAEVAHKSLFSRYMRHDQNQAPDLRMNLFVSRINVDDAVSSSYSEKPSTRFMTPRVNRLCKKTTGKYSRLFSTCVNKTAKANYSLMSLPSTTKANSSAITSATGEMPNLSDLNLDITPRGFFSSTEDPATPLKRNILKEMPEEKLKDERDREVKVNKPDLDEFTEIQFATEKNVIVKHENAHKRRRSISDLVERYKKLLEASNTVATNFQSECTEYEVE; from the exons ATGGCTGTCAGTGCGTCCCTTCAtcgtaatattcttttattaaatcaattgGTACCTCCAAGTGATGAATTCAAGAAAGTTTTTCGCGAG GGAATGTTTGATAAACCGAATATTGCCGGATTTATTCACGTTTCGCAGTATCTCCTAACAATATATGACGCCGAGCgttttaaaaagttaattgaGTGGCCAATTATTTGCAAGAAGTCCGAAGCTAAATATCGTAATGACGtcaaagattatttgaatgtTATTGCATCAGAGAATCCTGATATAGGATTCCCAAACATACTTATCACGTATCTGCATCATGCTAGTGGCACTAAGTTTACAATTATAATGTGGAAATTGTCCCAGCTTGCGGTAAAGAAATATCTTATACGTCAAG GTGAACAAGTTACAGATGCACCAAAAGTAGGTCCTGCCAATGACTTAACTAAGACGTACTTACAACAGTCCAAGATAGACATCGCTCGAGATGTATCAAGTCGTCACAGAAGTTGCGCACAGATGGAAAGTGCCGTGAATATTGCATTGAC agaGGAGAAGGAACAATTGGCTAAAGTTAAGGCAGAGTTATTTGACAGGAAACAATCCCTGGTGAAACATGCGGCTGCGGCTCCCGTCGCTGCTTCGATAAAGGAACGTTTAGTGAACGTAGAAGACACGGAGGTTATAAAAA TGTGGAAAAAGAGCATCGACGATAACATCTGTTACATACAAAAGCGGTATGCAATCTTGAAGGATTTCGAGAAAACGTGCGAGAATATAAGCAGTATAATGTCGAATTTATCGAGCGACGCGGAGGTACTGGATGGCAGGCAATTGGAAAAGGTCGATTGCTCGCGGCTATTGGAATTGCCATTTCCTCCCGAGATTCAG CACTGCCTTTATCACCTGTACGACGGCAACAAAttgagatatcgcaatttCATTCACCTGTTCACCTTAATGCTGCGCCAAGTGTATCAGTGCCTGAGGAAAAGGAACTTGGTGGACCTGTCGCAGTGCCAGTTGCAAGTGGAAGCGAGCGTAGAGGACTTGAGGTCCGTGTACAATGTGTTCAACACCTTCCTCACGAGCATCGTGAGCTCGACGGAGGAGGCGCAAAGCGTCTTGTGCGAGAGAAACGTCGGACGCACGTCCGAGGAAGACGTGCTGCCGCTTGTAAAGAACGTGCTGCTCATGCCGTCGCCTCTCATCAAGATCAACACTCATTACGTGGACGAGAAGGacgatttacataaattactGCAATTCACGCCCGCGGAAG TCGCGCACAAATCGTTGTTCTCGAGGTACATGCGACACGATCAGAATCAGGCGCCGGACCTTAGGATGAATTTATTCGTGTCGCGCATCAACGTCGACGATGCAGTATCGTCAAGCTACAGCGAGAAGCCGAGCACGCGTTTCATGACGCCCAGGGTGAATCGCTTGTGCAAAAAGACGACGGGGAAGTACTCCCGCTTATTTTCCACGTGCGTGAACAAAACTGCGAAAG CCAATTACAGTCTGATGTCTCTGCCGTCTACCACGAAGGCTAATTCCTCCGCTATCACAAGCGCAACGGGAGAGATGCCCAATCTGTCGGATCTTAACTTGGACATCACACCGAGAGGTTTCTTCAGTTCGACCGAAGACCCTGCTACGCCGTTAAAACGAAACATCTTGAAAGAGATGCCCGAGGAGAAACTAAAAGACGAACGCGATCGTGAAGTCAAAGTAAATAAGCCAGATCTGGATGAATTTACGGAGATACAGTTCGCAACTGAGAAGAACGTAATTGTAAAACATGAGAACGCGCACAAGAGAAGGCGGTCCATTAGTGATTTGGTAGAGCGTTATAAGAAACTACTGGAGGCCAGTAATACCGTTGCAACGAACTTTCAAAGTGAATGCACGGAGTATGAAGTTGAATGA
- the LOC105279587 gene encoding protein MEMO1, whose amino-acid sequence MALIRRASHAGSWYSDNGPELSKQLEGWLSAADLSHGPARAIIAPHAGYSYCGACAGFAYRQISPVVVRRIFILGPSHHVRLPGCALTSASIYLTPLYDLHIDQQVRRDLEETGHFECMDLNTDEEEHSIEMQLPFIAKVMEAFKNSFTIIPILVGSLSPEREALYGRLLAPYMADPQTLFVISSDFCHWGQRFRYTYYDRSCGPIHRSIQNLDKMGMDIIETLNPAMFTDYLKKYNNTICGRHPIGVLLQAIHSLKGNTNGQRMNLKFLKYAQSSQCNNANDSSVSYASASLVLE is encoded by the exons ATGGCATTAATAAGGAGAGCTTCTCACGCTGGTAGTTGGTACTCGGACAACG GTCCGGAATTGAGTAAACAATTGGAGGGTTGGCTGAGTGCAGCTGATTTATCCCATGGACCAGCGAGAGCAATCATTGCCCC GCATGCAGGATACAGCTACTGCGGGGCATGTGCCGGGTTTGCTTACCGACAAATTAGTCCTGTAGTTGT CCGTAGGATATTTATTCTAGGCCCTTCTCATCATGTGAGATTACCAGGTTGTGCTCTAACTTCGGCTTCCATTTACCTAACTCCATTATATGATCTACACATTGATCAACAAG TGAGAAGAGACCTTGAAGAAACTGGTCACTTTGAGTGCATGGATCTGAATACAGACGAGGAGGAGCATAGTATCGAAATGCAGTTGCCGTTCATCGCCAAAGTCATGGAAGC ATTTAAGAACTCGTTTACCATAATCCCAATCTTGGTGGGATCGCTGAGCCCGGAAAGGGAGGCGCTTTACGGGAGACTGTTAGCACCGTACATGGCCGATCCGCAGACGTTATTCGTCATCTCCTCCGACTTCTGCCACTGGGGACAACGTTTTCGCTATACTTACTACGATAGATCGTGTGGGCCTATACACAGATCTATTCAGAACCTCGATAAGATG GGTATGGACATTATAGAGACTCTGAATCCGGCGATGTTCACCGACTACCTTAAGAAATATAACAATACTATATGCGGCCGACATCCGATAGGTGTTTTACTGCAG GCGATTCATAGTCTTAAAGGAAACACGAATGGCCAAAGAATGAAcctgaagtttttgaaataTGCTCAAAGCAGTCAATGCAACAATGCAAACGATAGTTCTGTCAGTTATGCCAGTGCTTCCTTGGTCCTCGAGTGA